TTGTCTCACTTCTCAATAATTTGGTTAGGAAGGAAAGTGTGCCAGTTAATGATCTGGAAGTTTTCCCTAACTTGCCATTGCAAACCCTCTCATCATTGAAGGAGTTTGATCAATCCTTAAGTTTTGAAGAGACTTTTGTTAAAGTAGTAAgtacttatttattgttttgtagtTTGCAATTCTTACCcatgaaactttttgagataataAATTATAAGGATAAATAATGCGAATAAAGTGTATACATTTGGAATACACAGCAAACTCAAATAATGCGAATCAGTTAGGACCAAACCCTCATTCATATAATCAAAAATTCAGATAGTTGAAGCACTGGAAATGTTGAGTGACTTAGTAATATTTTCGTATAAATTAaactatctcaaaaacaaattcaagctttggaatccaatttcattcGTTTCTGTAACAACCGCtcgcgttttttttttgtaatgtgattttactactggggcatcactaattttaaattcaccattattttcggcacttcttttattttattttttgtagtagTGGACatgcacgttcttgattttgccacgcccctcaaaaagtgcaattcagttgcatccaagttcgtttcaactactagcaaaaaaattcattatttaatgtatcagagtttatctcagtattttgaaggctttagaaaatgaagacttaAGTCAGGCAATATagcatagaaataggggaattatAATACTATAAAACGGAGGGGCCCAACATACAGCTTGCATAACTGATCCTTGTGGCCTGTTGAAATGTATCTGgtttataaaaatgaattttctgaaaaacgtGGCTTTGCTTTAATAAACGAATATACTGTCAAATAACATGggtgattagatgcactattgacaccaaagggcaatgtttttatgaagtgaatttatttgaaacttgataataactcattcaatttttgtcccattcattactattctgccccatttataaaatagttatttaacatttaaacatcagtgtattgtattcattatattttttctctacttGAATTTATATGACAAAGAtgaatatgaataatttattagtttctgcagtgtgcactgatattttttcagtcataaGTAAGTGCTGGTGTGTAGTATTCACATTCaggtaaaagtttttctaaagccCATTTCTGAAATTTGGCAAGTtcgacattaaatagtactacattcttcatgtaacaaggtcatgaaaatttttatgaatccATGAaaatcttggaaaagtcatggaaattttttttccaaattgagtatgaaccctctATGAGATAAAGATATTCCACTTGGGACGCCTTGCTCTTAATTTTTTGGAAGAGTGAAAACTTTCAGTTtgtcaaatggaactccaaattgtgccaaatcatcagacaaaatttgctgaacaaagaaatttttagaaggtttcagtgacctcccatcgaggcaTCATTGCATCCTTCTGTTGCTTTGAGGTGATATACATGACTTGCTTAAGTTATCATTCATGACGATCTGTACAGAGAGTTTGTTTGAGACACTACTAAGTAATGATGCAAGCGCATTTAATCTGATCTTGTAGTTCAATAACGTTTTTCATTCAGgttgtttttagtaattttttaaaaagaattatggGCATTTTGCCCAAAATGCCAAAACTAGCCTTCATTTTCGATGAAAATTACCCTTTCAggttttgcaaaaataaactttatattTCATTGAGAATTTAGCTTATCTTATGTACATGTTGTGATTAAGAAGACTACAGTATactctcaatatctcgaagtcgaaggacagtaaaaaaaaatccgagtttcgAGATAACAAGatcaattttaaaaaccaagccaaaaataatagagaataaagaataaaaaagaacgcTCTAGTGAAGTAGCAAAACGTAGTAATTTACCACGGTTGAGAAAGTGGTTTCAAACGAGTTTGGAGCACCCCGGAACAAAAAAAGTGGAACAAAGGATTGCACCATTCTCTGTGTCTGTAAAGGGTTTTCCATTTATCTTTACTTCTTCATCCCTTTTTACAGGGATGGAAATAGCGTCAAAGGTCCAACAAAATGGGGTGAGAAGGGGGCGAAAAGTTTTGGTAGGTTTTTTGGCTTCTCAGGATTTACATTTTCTGACACCCCTGGGCTCTAGAATGGAAAATGACAGTAAATAAGCTTCTCCCAATCATTCCTATTCTAACCCCAGCAAGAAATAATGAAGAGTGAGAAATTTTTGGAAGCATTCCTTGAGTTGCTACGAGACAATAAACTGCGGTTTCTccgcaaaaattatatttgactttgaaaaatattcggCGCATAACAAGCTTTTGTTTAAAAACTCTtcaacataagaatgaaaaataacattaaatgtatATATTCAAAATCGAGGGGAAAGATAATTTTTCGTCATATCAAGATTTTCGAGATATTGAGAGTCTACTGTATTTGTGTATAAATTAATTTCCTgttatgatttcttaaaaatgtttGGGTGTGTATTAATGCATCCTGAATCATTCTTAAATATAATCTTTTAAAATGCTATGTTTTTGAAGCTTGTGTTTCCagataaaaatttgtttcatttttaaggtTAGACATCTAGCTCATCGTGGGGGCCACAATATCAAGACAACAACCAGGAACATTTTGCAGTGCCTTCTCACCGATGAAGTTGCAGCCCTATTTAATTGGGCCGGACGGGGAAATAAAGaggaatttaaaaaactaaaaatgagcAACCTTATTTTATGtagtgtatttttattatttcttaagtATTTTGTATTTAAGTGACCTTTTGCATATTTATTTGGTGTTGAACTTCTATTCTTTATAAACAAAGAAAACCTAGCCTAATTCACATGCCAAGATCATACAATAATTGTTCCAAgtatatttccttttaaaatataagtagagcCAGGGTTTTAGATCAAGCGCTAAAATCGTGCTTGTTTTTTAGAAATCTCACAGAAAATGAATATCAATGTAGGGTATTGCAATTTTGATACGCTTGTCCAATTGAACCACTAATAGGAAGTTAAAGAAAGAGGGATGGAAAAATTTACATGCATAACAACGCTGGAAAAGCTGAACCAACAATTTTCTAAACCTTGATTTTGCCCAAGTTGAACCCtattcttttcatttaatttttctttactcATTCTCTTCCACATTTAGTCTATTAGCTATTGTATAAGTAATTATCTAGGTCTGCAAACACTGAATCAGCCAAAATATGCAAGTGGTAATCGTTACTGTATCttcaaacttaaatattttaaactttaatattttgtgaaataaggatatattatttataaaaagattaaaatctcgcccaattttcaaaaatctcaCTCTTAAGTCTAATATCCATTTTCCCCCTCTATCCAGAGCCATGAGTAGAATATTAATTCTGTTAGGGTTATATTCTATTTTCTCTGACTGCCTTTACACAATAAATAATGGCTGGTTAGTTGGTTTGGCTTTTGAATGTATCAAATGTGAATTTTTCATTCTATGAGAGATTCCTTTTGTCTATTACAAGGTTATTCAGGAAGAtggtttctttttcaaattttagtattcatttctaaattaattttttaattatgttacatgaaaattaaaaatccagttttatgcttggttttatatattttctccctTCTAAATATATTATTGGCAATTGACTAATGCTTTTATTTATATTctacaaatcaatttttaatgaaacttttcaatttttttttcttctaaaaatgttAATGTCTGCTGGCAATAAAGAgttctcaaaaaattaaaaaaggtaaaCTTGAATCGTttctgtattatttttttgtatggtAATTATTCATGtggaattcttttattttattagttgctGTTCGAGAAAATATTAACACTAAAAATGCTGTAGCCAAGGAAGTGGAAGATTATGTAAAGGAGTGGCTGAAATATGCCCCTGTTAGGATAGCCAGAGGAAGATCATCAAAGAATTTATTATGAATCAATTATGTATAttgtgattgaaattaaaaaaaaaaatctttttaatataaattttttgtatcTGTTTTGGAACTGTTTTGGGTTTTACATAttatgtatgctttttttttcttataaaacaatttaaaagcatTAGAAAATTTAGTTTGCTACTAATTTAAGTGATTTGCTATTAGTAATACCATCCTTCTGCATTAACTTTTTCTAATAAAACCTTGTGCACTTTTTCTGCTAAATCCGAAAATGTCTCAATATTTCcacttacgattttttttaaaacaaaattttatatgtaagaaatgaaaaaaaaaatcaagttttcaaagattaatttcatatataattattatacatatatatcaatatgttttttcttactttgtccAGCTTATATTCAAGTTGGCTTCTTCGTAGTCATATACTTCGTAAGCTAAAATTTTCGGTGAAgttaaaacgtttttgaaatacTTACATATTCCTTCCTAATTTTGTAAGATTCATTGGGCGCATCCCTTAGAACCAAATATAAAATTATTAGAGTTAAAAATACTATTACTGTGGAAATGTCTagctttttgtaaattaaaatgttCTTCAGAACTATCCAGTATTTTGATTAACAaccataaaaattttaacttagagCTGTTCAAGTTTCTAGTGCTGTGTAGTTTTGGATACCTTAATTTTTACTACATATTTTCTTTGGAATGCTGGTTCTATCACAGAACTCTTATGAATGTAATGCTACAAGTAAGTAATGTTTTatcttcccatttttttttcaataaaatttttttaaaaaaattaagaactagTCTGATTTCTGTCAATTTTGGTATGCAAATTTAAAGGGGGGAGGATCACATAATATCAGAAAATCTCGCTCTGTTCCACTATCATCACCTCTGGAAGTAGTAGACAACATCATAATTGAAGAGGATCGTTGTTGCGAGATTTTCAACCTGTCCATTTCAAAGTCTTGTGCCTTAAAATCCAATTATTTCTGTCTTTTGATTTATTTCTTCCTTATACATTATTATATATATTCTAATTCAACACCCATTTAAATCTTGTACTGAAATTTGAACTTGCtttaaattagttataaaaactgACTCATGCTATGAATAGGATTTTTTCTCTCAAAGTTAATGATTCGTGCTATGTTGTGATTTTCTTTAAAGAAGCTTTATTATACCGTTTCTAATCAGTAGTTGATGCAACGTTGATATTTCGTGACAGATTTCGTTGATATAACGTTTCAAAGCAACGTTGATAACACGTGACAGATTTCGTTGATATAACGTTTCACAGCAACGTTGATATAACGTTTCAAAGCAGCGTTGATATAACGTGACAGATTTCGTTGATATAACGTTGCAGAAACCGTTGACAAATCGTGGCAAGAAACTATTTTGCAACGTTGCCTGAgcgttttgcaacgagacatattttcgctctTTCAACGGTACCGGTAACGTTacgtcattttttaaaagcaacgtgatgtaacgtgattagTGTTACTTgggttgtagtcagttgtgactcggaatcgaatttAATAGATCCTTAGATTTCATGAAGTCAAAGACGTAACGCGGATGATTTATTTCATGACGTAACGCAGTAAGTGTCAATAAACTGTTTTTTATGCAACCCGTATCCAAAAGAAcacttcgattccgagtcacaactgactacaactgtattaatGTCGAGGACTGcgtactaagtgccttgcctccattatttttttataccaacagatggcagcaccatcaccggatcgaatggttaatgagaatttagaactagaccaggagctaatagctagcacccccagaggtatcgtttcacttggaggacattgagaccacgagcctatttaacgtcgcccagtcccctttaatgacgacggtgggtcttcgaccatcgaggttcgaactcaggaccctccggccccgaatccgacactctaccgatcgggctaccacggccctacaGTTGATTTTATTAGGGCCTTAGATTTCATGACGTCAAAGACGTAACGCGGATGATTTGATTTTATGACGTAACGCAGTGAGTGTCCATAAACTGTTTTTTATACAACCCGCACCCAAAAGAACACTTCTGGAGAGTAAAGTCCGGCGTGTCCGAGGTCACCGTTCAGTCAGATTGTATAGCTGTGTTCGGACAGAATGTCCGGTTGCTGACCAGTGGCCAGCCAATTaaaagcttacgttcgacgagctcgaccgttAGCGGCTGGTTAGTTAAtaacgtgacagctaatgatcacgtgctccaatccaccaatcaacagcttaaaatggtaaccgctGTGCTAACCGATacccaagtaacataaatcacgttacatcacgttgctctgaagcgttgacatcacgttactggtaacgttgatagagcgaaaatatgtctcgttgcaaaacgcaaaagcaacggtttttagtaacgttacatcaacggtttcagtaacgttacatcaacgatttttgaaacgttacattaatctttatttatcacgttacatcacgttgcttttaaacgatgtattaaaattttattcaagctttgaaaaaaaaaatgtttttttttcttggagagaatggaggtgggttcattgaacccttaatttttgatacagtaagtattctgcattttttgttaatgcaattattgttaatatacttttataaaatcttcaaaaaaaattttttttttaatttataaaatgtctcatgccgttaaaggcgttcgagtattctcacactgttgcttcatttacaatattttgtaagagcagtcctgacatttaaaaataaacagagcataacATAGCATAGCAGAATTTACAACAAGTGGAGTTCTATTAATAGtcaaaattaacgatattactacaaattaaataaaaacttctttcataaataaatccttgaaaaaataattattattattactaaagaactccagaaatatttttcaaaaggcatgaaagttttaaaaaaatcaatggtaTCATTTATCGattttatagcttattaatggaacatatccccaagcttcagcatctttttaagaaatgaatgaataaatactcaaataaaagCATCTAACATTGTTCTTTCAAAcaacattataaataaaagtaacggtggggaaaatactcaaactccgaccaacggcggttcattaacttcacaaaaatatgtgataacacctttttttaaattaaataagtatatcaacaataatactctaacaataatacaaagtacttaccgctaaaagtgatgagagatcgcgattgcgaagcagcaaaacaatggcggcatagcaagccagaagttgtttactgaaaatggccactagCGTTCGGAAGTTGCCGAAGACGAGGCaaggtgcaacgaaaagtaacgataagtaacgtttcttttgcaactgtttgtcaacgttacaaatttaagaaatttgcaacgtgatgtaacgtttcaaaattacactttttgtaacgaatcgataaagcaacgtgatatcacgttgcgtgggaaacggtaacgatgtttcaactaattgcaacgtgatgtaacgatgacgtaacgtttcagtgttacttgggtAGTTCccattcctattcctattcagagtcacaactgactacaactgtattaatGTCGAGGACTGcgtactaagtgccttgcctctattatttttttataccaacagatggcagcaccatcactggatcgaatggttaatgagaatttagaactagaccaggagctaatagctagcacccccagaggtatcgtttcacttggaggatatTGAGAcaacgagcctatttaacgtcgtccagtcccctttaatgacgacggtgggtcttcgaccatcgaggttcaaacccaggaccctccggctccgacactctaccgatcaggctactACGGCCGAAAAGAACACTTCTGGAGAGTCTCCAACGTGTCCGAGGTCACCGTTCAGTCAGAGTGTGTGGCTGTGTTCGAACAGAATGACCGGTTGCTGACAGTGACCAGCCAattatggttgcgttcgacgagacTCACCGGTCGATCGGTAAGTTACTGGTTATTAACCGAAGCGTTCCATGATCACCGGTTACCACAGCGGTttccattctaagcagttgattggagaacgtgatcattagctgtcacgtgattaacagGCCGGTCGAGCTTGTCGAACGCAACCTAAAAGTCGTCCTTACCGGTCGTTAGCCAGAAGCTTTCCAATATATTACctgttttcaataattaatttcataTCAAATATCAGTCAGTTTCAATGTGAATTAAACACGAAATGAATTATTTCCCcaacataaaatatattcaaaagtCGACATTTCACTTCGACGGGTATAAGTACTTCGACTATGACGATTTGTGTATGAATGGAGATCACAGAAGTGACCTTCCTTTAGGAGTTTTGCCTTACCTTTTTCATGTTGTGAGCGGGATTAATATTCGCGATGTCGGATAAAAAATTGTCCACCCCGAAGCCGAAATATGACTGGCCCGAGTCCCCCACCTTCGGCGTCAAGCCCATGAGCATCCGGGGGATATTCGAGAGCGAACGCCACCGACTGACGGACGAGTTCACGGACGAAGAGCGAGCGTGGAGAAAGCAGTGGATCGAGGACCAGAAGTTGGCCGCCAACGAACCGAGGCCCCTGCTCCCGGAATGGGAAAAGGAATTCCGGAACCCGATCCGGAGAGCCCTGTCCAAGCCCTGGCAGCTCATGGAGAAGGGGATGGTTGGTTCTCTTTACATCTTTAAAATAGCAgtggccaatccaggatttttttctcgctacctatttttgtgaaagtattgcatcattctctttttgtgaaagtttttttttttttaatcagcattatttttgtgaaattttagacgcatcctaatttttgtaaaagaagtagtggaaaaagtgaaattttagttcgaaaagtgtaaatgtcatctagtattactTTTAAAcggtttcgtttttctttttttttttgggggggggggactaaaaacctaagaagtacgaaaaataccatcgtaatttcagcttattGTTCTATGTACTGTGTATAATACaggaaatgatgagaaaaacaGTTCCTTAAAACAGAGgtttaaagattgcgataatattgcatcaatacactttggcgagaaacagctaaaaatgagttaaaatactacaaaaaggtttctatttaagcgattgttcacataaacctgcttagaattttatgagtaaattttgttttaaatagagaaacaaattttatattttaaaatgcaaatttttgtgacattttcgacgtttttgtgaagttactgattttattacttgatttttgtgaaagtactgatttcaaaacaagatttttgtgaaggttccAAAAAACAGTaacaaaatcagcctgtattagGCCCTGAATAGTCAATGGAAAACGAGACaggcagggttgccaacttaggggttttctccctaaatttagggggaaaattttagaatgggatttttttaggggtaaatttagggGTTTAAGTTTTAGGGTTTTATCAGGTAAAAATGTTCTACTTTTACctatgaaaatgctatttttcgtttgtttcatgcatttttttacttacatatacTTTTTGAGTCTTTGTAACCATTGGTTTTGAgcagaaatgacataaaaatgactttattctgggcccaatacaggctgattttgctaccgttttttggtaccttcacaaaaatcttgttttgaaatcggtactttcacaaaaatcaagtaataaaatcaggtagcttcacaaaaacatcaaaaatttcacaaaaattcgcattttaaaatataaaatttgtttctctgtttaaaacaaaatttactcataaaataacaTTCTAAGCAGGTtaatatgaacaatcgcttaaattgaaaactttttgtagtattttaactcatttttagccgTTTCTCACCAAAGCGTATTTATGCAATAGTATCGCAATCTTTAAACACctgttttgggaaaccgtttttctcatcatttcctattttgtacacagtacatagcccattaagctgaaataacaatgatatttttcgtacttcttaggtttttagctccccctccccaaaaaacgaaacctgttagaaataatactagatgacatttacacttttcaaactaaaatttcacttgttctacttctcttttacaaaaaatgaggaTGTCTctaaaatatcacaaaaacaatgctgataaaaaaaaaaaactttcacaaaataaaatgatgcaatactttcacaaaaataggtagcttACATCCTTTCCCAAGGAGGGGAGAGTTTAactgtactccccccccccagaagaataattctggctgTGCAAATAGCTGCAGTATTCCTGCGTACATTTTCTAaaatcaaaccttgtttgtttcttttttaatcaagtcTGTTTACTATGCAGTTTTttgcaattagtattaaaaactgcCCATAGATTCTTTTATAATGCATCATGTATATTAGGTTTCATATTCTGAAATGCTGCTTaataaaacaaacaagaaaaagctTATTATAGAAGCAAATGACGTTTTCAAACACAATCAATGCATATATTCATAGCAGCAACATATACTGAATACATCATAACCTccttaagcaatattaatgcaGTTGATTCTTTGTGTTGATAAATCATTCagcaatctcccccccccccatagtttttctaaaatgttattCCAGTTACTAAAGCTCTAACAgtcttaaattgcagaaaaacttcagagagaattattttttttctcttcatacaaacttttacattaaagttataaAAGTCAACtatgcattttcttctttttgcttattatattttctccaatgggaggggtttaacccctaaacaggtgcgtagctaagggggggttttggggacagcccccccccgaaacgttagtctcaaaaaaaaaaaaaaagagagaagagaaagaaaaaaaatctaaatgacttttttctgagtaacaaaggtcaaaaattcactttgccccccccccccccaatgccattgaaaatctccATGTGTGAGCataagacgcctccctctgctgcgacaattttttgataattgagtaaaatttgacacttcgctttagaaatgagattgatttgttaaatcaaTGTATATGccgcctttctttgtcatagattctgcaaattgttaaatatgtttaattttatgagccgcgcagtgggaatattgcatacagtcgaatctgtatatttcgaatttcacattaaagaaaaaaaatcgagataaagaggttttgaaataTGGGGtcttaaagaaactttttatagaaatttgaaatatgatggtgaaaatttgaaatcgataataAAGACaacatgggctcttgattaaaattcctctttattagttttgttaggtatttattctattattacattattaagtgctttattgcgagtttaaggaatcattttgacagtaaaagaaactttaagcatatctttttcaagaaaaagtcttttattgctttttggtccctgattttttttttttttttggattcattatttatcctcttgaggttagcaatatattatatatatatatatatatatatatatatatatatatatatatatataagaagtaaccccccccccccgaaagtcgggtctagctacgcctctgcccctaaaaccctccccttggacacagcTCTGACATCTTTAAAATGCAGTCTATGGAAAACGAGACAGGTTTCAGCGGGAGGGGGAGGGAGTCATCG
This genomic interval from Uloborus diversus isolate 005 unplaced genomic scaffold, Udiv.v.3.1 scaffold_15, whole genome shotgun sequence contains the following:
- the LOC129233026 gene encoding uncharacterized protein LOC129233026, translated to MSDKKLSTPKPKYDWPESPTFGVKPMSIRGIFESERHRLTDEFTDEERAWRKQWIEDQKLAANEPRPLLPEWEKEFRNPIRRALSKPWQLMEKGMVPILGKTVSSHIRFLVPKFIVLTMATYVTWYHLKYNQNDWTRAYGWQVVMPKKVAFPGDPDYPVKRERFLPSDYNDRGFKDRKVFLDN